The following proteins are co-located in the Xiphophorus maculatus strain JP 163 A chromosome 24, X_maculatus-5.0-male, whole genome shotgun sequence genome:
- the LOC111607590 gene encoding uncharacterized protein LOC111607590 — protein MPVALPSQLSFMVKETASAKESEVKDSSPSAASTSAQRVLSFADSAEDTSSAQPPFDVPVIQHDHDMNSWNCSQHQKLWMRTELQDLGLWPGSRPVRNVGNAISLWRHPPQPELIDTVAELPSPNFFQLHPFFIWKPENEIMSRLKNNYNLPCLHGCPQPQVVSAGVGRPRVIVGTSGQYYILSSRLCCKSCRKTWFADSPRWLEKLPRRFTNLLPAFLTYKKAICKSIVDELRRTGKSPADMAKQVNELMHLKYERAHLAYLQAIESVWDAEAGVQGQRTIGQFFRKSHTPFPFNSYEDPNGWCGVSVSAFYLTDCLLEEYRRQEPALSRLLQGTFGQVFRSDHTRKVARKVTLASGTMSSYAIMNENWLIVSWVMVQSESEKSLEPMYQGMAKRYDDAGVEKAGFHWVDRDCCASFKIEESIPGEHLNWDAWRTTPSIVSAATSGPLTNTCASSR, from the exons ATGCCGGTGGCCCTTCCATCACAGCTGTCATTTATGGTGAAGGAAACAGCAAGTGCAAAAGAATCAGAGGTTAAAG ATTCCAGTCCAAGTGCAGCTTCAACCTCTGCACAGAGAGTCCTTTCCTTTGCAGACAGTGCTGAAGACA CTTCCTCAGCTCAGCCACCTTTTGATGTGCCCGTGATTCAGCATGATCATGACATGAACAGCTGGAACTGTTCTCAGCACCAGAAACTGTGGATGAGGACAGAGCTCCAAGATCTTGGGCTGTGGCCTGGGTCTCGTCCTGTGAGAAATGTTGGCAATGCAATTTCCCTCTGGCGTCATCCTCCGCAGCCTGAGCTCATTGACACAGTGGCTGAGCTCCCGTCGCCCAACTTTTTTCAGCTTCACCCATTCTTCATTTGGAaacctgaaaatgaaataatgtcaaggctgaaaaataattacaaccTCCCATGCCTTCATGGATGTCCTCAACCACAAGTTGTTTCCGCTGGCGTGGGCCGACCTCGGGTGATTGTTGGGACCAGTGGGCAATATTACATCCTGTCGTCAAGACTTTGCTGTAAGTCTTGTCGGAAGACCTGGTTTGCCGACAGTCCTCGTTGGCTGGAGAAGCTGCCCAGAAGATTCACCAACCTGCTCCCTGCATTTCTCACTTACAAGAAGGCCATCTGTAAGTCAATCGTGGATGAACTCAGACGCACCGGAAAGTCACCTGCAGATATGGCCAAGCAAGTGAATGAGCTCATGCATCTCAAATATGAACGAGCTCATTTAGCTTATCTGCAGGCCATTGAGAGCGTCTGGGATGCAGAGGCAGGGGTACAGGGACAGAGGACCATTGggcagtttttcagaaaaagccACACACCCTTTCCATTCAACTCCTATGAGGACCCAAATGGCTGGTGTGGTGTCTCTGTGTCTGCCTTCTACCTCACAGACTGTTTGCTAGAGGAGTACAGACGTCAAGAGCCAGCCTTGTCAAGACTCCTCCAAGGCACATTTGGGCAGGTCTTCAGGTCCGATCACACCAGGAAGGTGGCACGAAAGGTCACTTTAGCATCTGGAACCATGTCCAGCTATGCAATTATGAATGAAAACTGGTTAATTGTCTCCTGGGTCATGGTTCAGTCAGAGAGTGAAAAATCCTTGGAACCAATGTACCAGGGGATGGCCAAGAGGTACGATGACGCTGGAGTGGAGAAGGCAGGCTTCCACTGGGTGGACAG